A genomic window from Candidatus Methylomirabilota bacterium includes:
- a CDS encoding glycosyltransferase family 39 protein yields the protein MAGLAGDVLLLAFVAARSTTPGLTRTFDTAQNAFSPNDLHLWLGHALLLFPATCLLGYSLAPRLGPWFVARWAALRTLRAPGRMLGLALLFILFVVGARAGHRAVLEDLPLTDDEYAVEFGGRILATGHVTAPLPLPEAAIPLLGLYVDAGRIVRADWPGGQAVAAVAEMTDLGAWAWAVLAAVPVVALGALLARRLGTPWGLVAGLTFAGSPMALMLSFTSHAHLASRAMLALTIAAYWLSTQRGSLAAWALTGLAFGAGFLCRPFEIVFFSLPLLAWAVAQGLRRQPGYARAIPGLVLGALLPIALMLAHAYAVTGHPLMPPRMTATHDVAAVTLWTRFGSNLAYNVLMLAVWFLGPLGLILVTAGVMTDTFTRLLGLGVVTALLLALFHTNVGIHTVGPIHYSECAVPLTVIAVHGLANLLRGARAHGLDARPLACAFGLALVVGLGIFNVAHAFTLRDQARVQRDIYGWIERGVRESGAGRAVVLAPQFAEIWFRVPWMREVGTWVFEWRRPRLDLTEGLLIVHDGPGVEEWFRERMPDRRIYRIRLLWVMPYAVLSAVPGGAPIPLCLPGPTRGCTRP from the coding sequence GTGGCAGGACTGGCCGGCGACGTCCTCCTTCTCGCCTTCGTGGCGGCCAGGAGCACCACGCCGGGGTTGACGCGGACGTTCGACACGGCGCAGAACGCCTTCTCGCCGAACGATCTCCACCTGTGGCTCGGGCACGCGCTGCTCCTGTTCCCCGCGACGTGCCTGCTCGGATACAGCCTGGCGCCACGGCTCGGGCCGTGGTTCGTCGCTCGCTGGGCCGCGCTGCGGACGCTGCGCGCTCCGGGGCGCATGCTCGGCCTCGCCCTGCTCTTCATCCTGTTCGTCGTGGGGGCCCGCGCCGGCCACCGCGCGGTGCTCGAGGATCTCCCACTCACGGACGACGAGTACGCGGTGGAATTCGGCGGGCGCATCCTGGCCACCGGGCACGTCACGGCGCCGCTGCCGCTGCCCGAGGCGGCCATCCCATTGTTGGGGCTCTACGTGGATGCCGGGCGCATCGTGCGCGCGGACTGGCCCGGCGGGCAGGCCGTCGCGGCGGTCGCCGAGATGACCGACCTCGGGGCCTGGGCATGGGCGGTGCTGGCCGCCGTGCCTGTCGTGGCCCTGGGCGCGCTCCTCGCCCGCCGCCTCGGCACGCCGTGGGGCCTGGTTGCCGGACTCACGTTCGCGGGCTCGCCGATGGCGCTGATGCTGTCGTTCACCTCGCACGCCCATCTCGCCTCGCGCGCCATGCTCGCGCTGACCATCGCCGCCTACTGGCTCTCCACTCAGCGCGGAAGCCTCGCGGCGTGGGCCCTCACCGGCCTCGCCTTCGGGGCCGGCTTTCTCTGCCGTCCGTTCGAGATCGTGTTCTTTTCCCTTCCCCTGCTCGCGTGGGCGGTCGCGCAGGGTCTGCGTCGCCAGCCTGGATATGCGCGCGCCATCCCGGGCCTCGTGCTGGGGGCTCTCCTGCCGATTGCGCTCATGCTGGCCCACGCCTACGCCGTGACGGGACATCCCCTCATGCCGCCCCGGATGACGGCGACGCACGACGTCGCGGCGGTGACGCTGTGGACCCGGTTCGGATCCAACCTGGCGTACAACGTCCTGATGCTGGCGGTCTGGTTCCTCGGGCCGCTGGGGCTCATCCTCGTCACCGCGGGCGTCATGACCGACACCTTCACGCGTCTGCTGGGGCTGGGCGTGGTCACCGCGCTCCTCCTGGCTCTGTTCCACACGAACGTCGGAATCCACACCGTCGGCCCGATCCACTACTCCGAGTGCGCGGTGCCCCTGACCGTCATCGCCGTGCACGGCTTGGCGAACCTTCTGCGGGGCGCGCGCGCGCACGGGCTCGACGCGCGTCCCCTCGCGTGCGCCTTCGGGCTTGCCCTCGTCGTCGGGCTGGGGATCTTCAACGTCGCCCACGCCTTCACCCTCCGGGACCAGGCGCGCGTCCAGCGCGACATTTACGGCTGGATCGAGCGCGGGGTGCGGGAGTCGGGCGCAGGTCGGGCTGTCGTCCTGGCCCCGCAGTTCGCCGAGATCTGGTTCCGGGTCCCCTGGATGCGCGAGGTCGGCACCTGGGTGTTCGAGTGGCGGCGGCCTCGGCTCGATCTGACCGAAGGCCTGCTCATCGTGCACGACGGACCCGGCGTCGAGGAATGGTTTCGCGAGCGGATGCCCGATCGCCGGATCTACCGGATCCGGCTGCTGTGGGTGATGCCCTACGCCGTGCTGAGCGCCGTTCCCGGCGGCGCGCCCATTCCGCTCTGCCTGCCCGGGCCCACCCGGGGTTGCACACGCCCGTGA
- a CDS encoding MaoC/PaaZ C-terminal domain-containing protein, with protein MRTHGLTFEEHQVGARYETLARTVSEADICAFVNLCGFNEPLFLDMEYVARESVFKGRPSPGAFTFALSEGLIMQTGLIHGTGMSYLGGEIKIVAPVLAGDTIRVAVTISDKRETKKPDRGIVSYVHTVTNQRGEVVLEAHVKRMIKRKIA; from the coding sequence ATGAGAACGCATGGCCTGACCTTCGAGGAGCATCAGGTGGGCGCCCGCTACGAGACCCTCGCCCGCACCGTCTCGGAAGCCGACATCTGCGCCTTCGTCAATCTCTGCGGCTTCAACGAGCCGCTCTTCCTCGACATGGAGTACGTGGCCCGCGAGTCCGTGTTCAAGGGCCGCCCCTCCCCCGGTGCCTTCACTTTCGCCCTCTCCGAGGGCCTCATCATGCAGACCGGGCTGATCCACGGCACCGGCATGTCCTACCTCGGCGGCGAGATCAAGATCGTCGCGCCGGTGCTGGCGGGTGACACTATCCGGGTCGCCGTCACGATCTCGGACAAGCGCGAGACCAAGAAGCCCGACCGGGGCATCGTCTCCTATGTCCACACCGTCACCAATCAGCGTGGCGAAGTCGTGCTGGAGGCCCACGTGAAGCGAATGATCAAGAGAAAGATCGCGTAG
- a CDS encoding MOSC domain-containing protein has product MGSGRIAQISVSPGGVPKRAVEAAEVTASGVAGDAQRDLRYHGGPERAVCLFALETIRALQAEGHPIEPGHIGENLTLEGIDWTAVTPGVRLLLGEDVLLEVTRYTSPCANIRASFMGGDYARVSQTRHPGASRVYARVVRTGTVRHGDPVRLLP; this is encoded by the coding sequence ATGGGCTCCGGGCGTATCGCCCAGATCAGCGTGTCGCCCGGCGGTGTCCCCAAGCGTGCCGTCGAGGCCGCCGAGGTCACGGCGAGCGGCGTGGCCGGTGACGCCCAGCGCGACCTCCGTTACCACGGCGGCCCCGAGCGCGCGGTCTGTCTCTTCGCCCTCGAAACCATCCGCGCACTCCAGGCCGAGGGCCACCCCATCGAGCCCGGCCACATCGGAGAGAATCTCACCCTGGAGGGCATCGACTGGACGGCGGTAACGCCGGGCGTGCGCCTGCTGCTGGGGGAGGACGTGCTGCTCGAGGTCACCCGCTACACGAGCCCGTGCGCGAACATCCGCGCCTCGTTCATGGGCGGCGACTACGCCCGCGTCTCCCAAACGCGCCATCCGGGCGCGAGCCGCGTCTACGCCCGCGTCGTGCGGACGGGAACGGTTCGCCACGGCGATCCGGTTCGCCTCCTGCCGTGA
- a CDS encoding FAD-binding oxidoreductase, translating to MTSRAADCVIIGGGITGVSTAFQLAGLGLKRVLVLEKKFVGAGGTGRSVGIIRQLYPTRETSEMVLRSLAVFERFGDAVGGASGFVRSGALIGVSAAMRPSLERTLALQRQIGVRAEIVEPADLKRIESRIDASGLGALLWEPGSGYGDPSAVTAGYADAARKRGAVIEQGVAVTAIRQAGGRVVGVDTAAGDHIDAPIVINAAGLWSPRVARLAGHELPIVVGRHPVFIVERDAAFGPAHTVYLDLAGGAYARPETGGLTLTGSLTDDETEHPMDADLLGAEAGFDEASIALARTARAIPALADARFKQGYAGAFDITPDWMPILDESPLPGLYVATGLSGHGFKLAPAVGEMMAALVTGATPPVSLAPFRLDRFARTAGAYNFVSSYLGSPTPSPSPEASR from the coding sequence GTGACCAGTCGCGCCGCCGACTGCGTCATCATCGGCGGGGGGATCACCGGCGTCTCCACCGCATTCCAGCTCGCGGGGCTCGGCCTCAAGCGCGTGCTGGTGCTCGAGAAGAAGTTCGTGGGCGCGGGCGGCACCGGCCGCTCTGTCGGCATCATTCGGCAGCTCTATCCCACGCGCGAGACCAGCGAGATGGTGCTGCGCTCTCTGGCGGTGTTCGAGCGGTTCGGTGACGCGGTGGGCGGCGCCTCCGGCTTCGTGCGCTCCGGCGCGCTCATCGGGGTGTCCGCCGCCATGCGCCCCTCGCTGGAGCGGACGCTGGCGCTTCAGCGCCAGATCGGCGTGCGCGCCGAGATCGTGGAGCCGGCCGACCTCAAGCGCATCGAGTCGCGGATCGATGCCTCGGGACTGGGCGCGCTGCTGTGGGAGCCCGGCTCGGGCTACGGCGATCCCTCCGCGGTGACCGCGGGCTATGCGGATGCGGCACGCAAACGCGGCGCCGTGATCGAGCAAGGCGTGGCGGTGACGGCGATCCGTCAGGCCGGCGGCCGCGTGGTCGGGGTGGACACCGCGGCGGGCGACCACATCGACGCGCCCATCGTCATCAACGCCGCCGGGCTCTGGTCGCCGCGGGTGGCGCGCCTGGCCGGCCACGAGCTCCCCATCGTCGTGGGGCGCCACCCCGTGTTCATCGTGGAGCGCGATGCCGCGTTCGGGCCCGCCCACACGGTGTACCTGGACCTCGCCGGCGGCGCCTACGCGCGGCCGGAGACGGGCGGCCTCACCCTGACGGGCTCGCTCACCGACGACGAGACCGAGCACCCCATGGACGCGGATCTCCTGGGCGCGGAGGCCGGCTTCGACGAGGCCAGCATCGCCCTGGCCAGGACGGCGCGCGCCATCCCCGCGCTGGCGGACGCACGCTTCAAGCAGGGCTACGCGGGCGCCTTCGACATCACGCCGGACTGGATGCCCATCCTCGACGAGTCGCCCCTGCCGGGCCTCTACGTGGCGACGGGACTGTCGGGCCACGGCTTCAAGCTGGCGCCCGCCGTCGGGGAGATGATGGCGGCCCTCGTCACGGGTGCCACGCCGCCGGTGAGCCTGGCGCCGTTCCGTCTCGACCGATTCGCACGCACCGCGGGAGCCTACAATTTCGTCTCCTCCTACCTGGGCTCCCCAACGCCGTCCCCGTCGCCGGAGGCGAGCCGCTGA
- a CDS encoding ornithine cyclodeaminase family protein, translating to MRILGRQDLERLLTPGDVITAVEGAFREAAAGRAATLPRAVLPMRDGLFLGMVGALPRQRALGTKLVTVVPKNRRRGLPTLHASYLLTDPQTGVPLAFMEAGFLTAIRTGAASALAARYLARKDSRTVACFGASIQARYQLLCLQAVFPIERVTVIGRDAARAQAFVDTMARDMGVTVGLSRDRRGAVAGADIITCATTSPTPLFDGRDVRPGTHVDAVGAFRPNTREIDTGLVRRAHVVVDTYDGAWEEAGDVLIPIKAGAIAKRHVRAELAELVSRRKRGRTSQDQITFFKSVGFALEDTATARLAYDRAVASNVGTEVAL from the coding sequence ATGCGAATCCTCGGCCGCCAGGACCTCGAGCGGCTGCTCACACCCGGCGACGTCATCACCGCCGTGGAAGGGGCGTTCCGCGAGGCAGCGGCGGGACGCGCCGCGACGCTGCCCCGCGCGGTGCTTCCCATGCGTGACGGGCTCTTCCTGGGCATGGTGGGCGCCCTGCCACGTCAGCGCGCACTCGGCACCAAGCTGGTCACGGTCGTGCCGAAGAACCGCCGCCGCGGGCTGCCGACCCTCCACGCGTCCTACCTCCTCACGGACCCCCAGACGGGCGTGCCGCTGGCCTTCATGGAAGCGGGCTTCCTCACCGCGATCCGCACCGGGGCGGCCTCCGCGCTCGCTGCGCGCTATCTCGCTCGAAAGGACAGCCGGACCGTCGCGTGCTTCGGCGCCAGCATCCAGGCGCGCTACCAGCTCCTGTGCCTGCAGGCGGTGTTCCCCATCGAGCGCGTCACCGTGATCGGTCGTGACGCCGCCCGGGCCCAAGCCTTCGTCGACACGATGGCGCGCGACATGGGCGTAACGGTAGGGCTCTCGCGCGACCGCCGGGGCGCGGTGGCCGGGGCCGACATCATCACCTGCGCCACGACCTCCCCCACGCCCCTCTTCGACGGGCGCGACGTGCGGCCTGGCACCCACGTCGACGCCGTCGGCGCCTTCCGTCCGAATACCCGGGAGATCGACACCGGCCTGGTGCGCCGCGCCCACGTGGTCGTCGACACCTATGACGGCGCCTGGGAGGAGGCCGGCGACGTGCTGATCCCGATCAAGGCCGGCGCCATCGCGAAGCGCCATGTCCGCGCCGAGCTTGCCGAGCTGGTGAGCCGGCGGAAGCGGGGGCGGACCTCGCAGGACCAGATCACGTTCTTCAAGTCCGTCGGCTTCGCCTTGGAGGATACGGCTACGGCACGCCTGGCTTATGATCGAGCCGTGGCGTCGAATGTCGGGACCGAGGTCGCGCTCTGA
- a CDS encoding ABC transporter ATP-binding protein — protein sequence MLEVQDLHVYYGEIHALKGVSFRVASGEIVTLLGSNGAGKTTTLKTVSGLLAARGGDVRLDGTSLLGIASHDIVLRGITHVPEGRRIFNRLTVFENLEMGAYTRSDKGVAEDVERVFAIFPRLKERRIQVAGTLSGGEQQMLAIGRALMARPRLLLLDEPSMGLAPVLVEQIFETVQTINRQGVTILLVEQNAAMALSIAGRAYVLETGMVALQGPAAELAGNPEVRRAYLGEA from the coding sequence ATGCTCGAGGTCCAGGATCTCCACGTCTACTACGGCGAGATCCATGCCCTCAAGGGTGTGTCCTTCCGGGTGGCCTCGGGCGAGATCGTCACCCTCCTCGGCAGCAACGGCGCGGGCAAGACCACCACCCTGAAGACGGTGTCGGGGCTCCTCGCCGCGCGGGGCGGCGACGTGCGGCTGGACGGCACCTCCCTCCTCGGCATCGCGTCCCACGACATCGTGCTCCGCGGCATCACCCACGTACCCGAGGGCCGGCGCATCTTCAACCGCCTCACCGTGTTCGAAAACCTCGAGATGGGCGCCTACACCCGCTCCGACAAGGGCGTGGCCGAGGACGTCGAGCGCGTGTTCGCGATCTTCCCGCGCCTCAAGGAGCGTCGGATCCAGGTGGCGGGCACGCTCTCCGGGGGCGAGCAGCAGATGCTGGCCATCGGCCGCGCCCTCATGGCCCGGCCCCGCCTGCTCCTGCTCGACGAGCCGTCGATGGGGCTGGCGCCGGTCCTCGTGGAGCAGATCTTCGAGACCGTGCAGACGATCAACCGCCAGGGCGTCACGATTCTCCTGGTGGAGCAGAACGCCGCGATGGCGCTGTCCATCGCCGGCCGTGCCTATGTGCTGGAGACCGGCATGGTGGCGCTGCAAGGCCCCGCCGCCGAGCTCGCCGGCAATCCCGAAGTGCGCCGCGCCTATCTGGGCGAGGCCTGA
- a CDS encoding ABC transporter ATP-binding protein, which yields MTVLLEARGISKRFGGLTALDNVDFTLDEGRIASIIGPNGAGKTTFFNVFTGIYVPEEGTVTFRGTPVLGKRPDQITALGICRTFQNIRLFSNMTAVENVLVGMHSRIPLGLWDVLGRGPRWAREEGALWARAGELLSLVGLRPKANEIARNLPYGDQRRLEIGRALASRPALLLLDEPTAGMTQGEARGLMDLLRRLVRELSLTVLLIEHNMRVVMEVSDRVTVLDYGQKIAEGQAAEVQGNPRVIEAYLGRKRYAAGSAGG from the coding sequence ATGACCGTCCTCCTCGAGGCCCGCGGCATCTCGAAGCGCTTCGGCGGCCTCACCGCGCTCGACAATGTCGACTTCACGCTGGACGAAGGCCGGATCGCGTCGATCATCGGCCCCAACGGCGCGGGCAAGACAACCTTCTTCAACGTGTTCACCGGCATCTACGTCCCCGAGGAGGGCACGGTGACGTTCCGGGGCACGCCGGTGCTGGGGAAGCGGCCGGATCAGATCACGGCGCTGGGCATCTGCCGCACGTTCCAGAACATCCGCCTCTTCTCCAACATGACGGCGGTGGAGAACGTGCTCGTCGGCATGCACTCGCGGATCCCCCTCGGCCTCTGGGACGTCCTCGGGCGCGGACCGCGATGGGCGCGCGAGGAAGGGGCGCTGTGGGCCCGCGCCGGCGAGCTGCTCTCTTTGGTCGGCCTGCGCCCGAAGGCCAACGAGATCGCCCGCAATCTCCCCTACGGCGATCAGCGGCGCCTCGAGATCGGCCGGGCCCTCGCCTCTCGTCCCGCCCTCCTCCTCCTGGACGAGCCCACCGCCGGCATGACCCAGGGCGAGGCACGCGGCCTCATGGATCTCCTCCGCCGGCTCGTGCGCGAGCTCTCCCTCACCGTGCTCCTCATCGAGCACAACATGCGTGTGGTCATGGAGGTCTCCGACCGCGTGACCGTGCTCGACTACGGCCAGAAGATCGCGGAGGGCCAGGCCGCCGAGGTGCAAGGCAACCCGCGGGTCATCGAGGCGTACCTGGGCCGCAAGCGTTACGCGGCGGGGAGCGCCGGTGGCTGA